In Pseudoalteromonas carrageenovora IAM 12662, the following proteins share a genomic window:
- a CDS encoding metallophosphoesterase: MFKLSFIMAALLSSSALSADESVIYKDELYQQQKIAKLNTLPDSLNFMVIGDWGHNGHFYQKEVAHQLEIAMYQTDADFIVSTGDNFYPNGVASVNDPLWQSAFENIYHGPHTFEDWYVVLGNHDYLGNAQAQIDYTEKSQRWQLPARYYSKTFALENNEQVLMVFLDTNPIQPEYKDRDKYRSTQGQGYKAQLTWLETQLAGSKAKWKIVVGHHPLYSSGKRFGRNQGLRDILEPILERHNVHAYIAGHEHDLQYNQPKNSKVAHFVSGGGSEARFVKQREFTRYAEATPGFLSVSISGETLSVSAINHLGEVRFSTEKHIDK; encoded by the coding sequence ATGTTTAAATTGTCTTTCATAATGGCCGCCCTACTAAGCTCATCAGCACTCAGTGCTGACGAGTCTGTTATTTATAAAGATGAGCTTTATCAACAGCAAAAAATAGCTAAGTTAAATACGCTACCTGATAGCCTTAACTTTATGGTAATTGGTGATTGGGGACACAACGGCCACTTTTATCAAAAAGAAGTGGCTCACCAATTAGAAATAGCCATGTACCAAACTGATGCGGACTTTATCGTCTCAACTGGCGATAACTTTTACCCAAATGGTGTGGCAAGCGTGAACGATCCGCTTTGGCAATCAGCCTTTGAGAACATATATCATGGCCCGCATACTTTTGAAGACTGGTATGTTGTGTTAGGTAATCACGATTACTTGGGTAATGCCCAAGCACAAATTGACTACACAGAAAAAAGCCAGCGTTGGCAGTTACCTGCAAGGTACTACAGTAAAACATTTGCGCTTGAAAACAACGAGCAAGTGTTAATGGTTTTTTTAGATACCAATCCGATCCAGCCTGAATATAAAGACCGTGATAAATACCGTTCAACCCAGGGGCAAGGCTATAAAGCCCAGCTTACTTGGCTTGAAACCCAACTTGCAGGCAGTAAAGCAAAATGGAAAATTGTGGTAGGCCATCACCCGCTTTATTCAAGTGGTAAACGCTTTGGCCGTAACCAAGGGCTTCGCGACATTTTAGAACCTATTTTGGAGCGTCATAACGTGCACGCTTATATCGCTGGACACGAGCACGACTTGCAATACAACCAACCAAAAAATAGCAAAGTGGCTCACTTTGTCTCTGGTGGAGGCAGTGAAGCACGGTTTGTAAAACAACGTGAATTTACCCGCTACGCAGAAGCAACACCTGGTTTTTTAAGTGTATCTATCAGTGGCGAAACACTCAGTGTAAGTGCGATTAATCACCTTGGTGAAGTACGTTTTAGCACTGAAAAGCACATAGATAAGTAA
- a CDS encoding phytase: protein MNFKLNTISAVLGSALLITAISGCTSNDDTQNNTAIAKPYIKKTDIKTKLFGPQQSMQGSQAAALGNNQWLMTSESQGLLIADNEQSSVLLPGHFESISLKQLSAQQFLLSSIDKSQDNVVIFELEKNGQTWQLNELSRITPPQAQPDAVCLYKSTDNETISAFVPDVRGLISETIIYDLATKQAKNIAVREFSAVTEASGCAVNDETKTLYVGEAELGVWSINADAESGANKQPVALVQPYGELNSEIGALSVSQDGTLWLTATDGNMIYAYHENTEKLSQWSLFGDHTIESVAASLINDNEAQLVLIDDETGAYIQANVNYTAQPAPSKNKVAMTHIHANAQTTPVAAFGDAADDPAIWINEQDAKSSLILGTDKRRGLMVYDLDGNKIQSLNVGRLNNVDVRQHQSINNETHTWITASNRTLNSISVFTVDSENKVNHITEVATNLTEIYGMCMYSSESGQYVFVNDKSGLFQQYKLTGEQDNLSGELVREFTLPSQPEGCSADDKLGQLFAGEEDQGIWYIGAEPSAGNKALMLQGVNEQLVADVEGMEIYHADDARYLVVSSQGDNSYVLYKISDDTQPSLSFAGKFNVIANLDKGIDGAGETDGLTVTAKPLPGYPEGILIVQDGYNRMPLQPQNFKIVDWREVKKAIK, encoded by the coding sequence ATGAACTTTAAACTAAATACAATTTCAGCGGTGCTTGGCAGTGCACTCCTAATAACTGCAATAAGCGGTTGTACAAGTAATGACGATACGCAAAATAATACAGCCATTGCAAAGCCATATATTAAAAAAACAGATATTAAGACTAAATTATTCGGCCCACAACAAAGCATGCAAGGCTCACAAGCTGCTGCACTTGGCAATAATCAATGGTTAATGACGAGCGAAAGCCAAGGTTTATTAATTGCCGATAACGAGCAAAGCAGTGTGCTGTTACCCGGTCACTTTGAGTCAATTTCACTAAAACAATTATCAGCGCAGCAATTTTTACTCTCAAGCATTGATAAAAGCCAAGACAACGTCGTCATCTTTGAACTTGAAAAAAATGGTCAAACTTGGCAGCTAAATGAACTATCGCGTATAACCCCGCCTCAAGCTCAGCCTGATGCCGTGTGTTTATATAAAAGCACTGATAACGAGACTATCTCAGCGTTTGTGCCAGATGTTAGAGGTTTGATCAGCGAAACCATCATTTATGATTTAGCCACTAAGCAAGCTAAAAATATTGCAGTGCGTGAGTTCTCTGCAGTCACTGAGGCTTCAGGCTGTGCTGTTAATGATGAAACTAAAACTTTGTATGTGGGTGAAGCTGAGCTAGGTGTTTGGTCCATTAATGCTGATGCCGAATCAGGTGCTAATAAACAACCTGTGGCTTTAGTACAACCATACGGTGAATTAAACAGTGAAATTGGCGCATTATCAGTATCACAAGATGGTACTTTATGGCTTACCGCCACTGATGGCAATATGATCTATGCTTACCATGAAAATACTGAAAAACTAAGTCAGTGGTCACTTTTTGGCGATCATACAATTGAATCTGTTGCAGCGAGTTTGATCAATGACAATGAAGCGCAGCTGGTTTTAATTGATGATGAAACAGGTGCCTATATTCAAGCAAACGTTAACTACACTGCGCAGCCTGCGCCTTCAAAAAATAAAGTTGCCATGACGCATATTCACGCCAATGCACAAACAACACCGGTTGCAGCATTTGGTGATGCAGCAGATGACCCTGCAATTTGGATAAACGAACAAGACGCTAAAAGCAGCTTAATTTTAGGCACAGATAAACGCCGCGGCTTGATGGTTTATGATCTTGATGGCAACAAAATACAATCACTTAATGTTGGGCGTTTAAATAATGTTGATGTACGCCAGCATCAAAGTATAAACAACGAAACCCATACTTGGATCACAGCCAGCAACCGCACGCTTAACAGTATTAGCGTGTTTACTGTCGATAGCGAGAACAAAGTAAACCATATAACAGAAGTAGCGACTAACCTGACTGAGATTTACGGTATGTGTATGTATTCGTCCGAATCAGGTCAATACGTGTTTGTTAATGATAAATCAGGTTTATTCCAGCAATATAAACTCACCGGTGAGCAAGATAACCTAAGCGGTGAACTGGTTAGAGAGTTTACCCTACCAAGCCAGCCTGAAGGCTGTAGCGCTGATGATAAACTAGGACAATTATTTGCCGGCGAAGAAGATCAAGGCATTTGGTATATCGGTGCTGAACCCAGTGCTGGTAACAAAGCGCTCATGCTACAAGGTGTAAATGAGCAACTTGTTGCTGATGTTGAAGGCATGGAAATTTATCATGCTGATGATGCTCGTTATTTAGTGGTATCAAGCCAAGGCGATAATAGCTACGTGCTTTACAAAATCTCAGATGATACACAACCTAGTCTAAGCTTTGCAGGTAAGTTTAATGTGATTGCTAATCTAGATAAAGGCATTGATGGCGCAGGTGAAACAGACGGCTTAACCGTTACAGCAAAACCTTTACCAGGCTACCCTGAAGGTATACTTATAGTACAAGACGGCTATAACCGTATGCCGCTACAACCCCAAAACTTTAAAATTGTTGACTGGCGTGAAGTTAAAAAAGCGATTAAGTAA
- the pdxR gene encoding MocR-like pyridoxine biosynthesis transcription factor PdxR, producing the protein MQPLNIEFNEQRKAKYLQLAQALRSAIIKGDIAVGTKLSSAREMAQTYQLNRHTIMNALQLLVAEGWVESHERSGYKVTQTLPIQSSANTKQVPVVTPKPYKFAKELAVPAPAMNLNDFKYNFAGGLPDLNCFPYKQFKRSLSYVFNNVDTSKFHYGDISGVSELKQQISSYLHKARNLKVTDLLICNGSQEALFLISKVFINKGDFVAVETLGYPPARKAFVACGAQLVDIKQDEYGLCVDDLKAQLSRYSIKMLYLTPLHQYPTTVTLSPTRRMQIYQLCYKYGVMIIEDDYDHEFHYKCQPLQPMAADDPAGIVIYLSTFSKIMFSAARIGYICAPEEVIAQLSAWKQLMNHKNDVVMQLAVAHFMKEGSFEAHLKRMTKLYKQRFEAMDNELNLMQSKGLPIEYVKPDGGMAMWVNLNINTAGLKPILQNKSIYLQVEHEFYFSGSVRSLKPKRFSYSRLGFAGQSIETMQTGLSLIAKNVY; encoded by the coding sequence ATGCAGCCGCTTAATATTGAGTTTAATGAGCAACGCAAAGCAAAGTATTTGCAGCTAGCGCAAGCACTTCGTAGCGCAATTATTAAAGGCGATATAGCGGTAGGCACTAAGCTCAGCTCAGCCAGAGAAATGGCGCAAACCTACCAGTTAAACCGTCATACAATAATGAATGCTTTACAGCTATTAGTAGCTGAAGGCTGGGTTGAGTCTCATGAGCGCTCAGGATATAAGGTAACGCAAACCCTACCAATTCAAAGTAGTGCTAATACTAAGCAAGTACCTGTTGTAACGCCTAAACCCTATAAATTTGCCAAGGAGTTAGCAGTGCCTGCGCCTGCTATGAACCTAAATGATTTCAAATATAACTTTGCAGGTGGACTTCCTGATCTTAATTGCTTCCCATATAAACAATTCAAACGCTCTTTGAGTTATGTATTTAATAATGTAGATACCAGTAAGTTTCACTATGGTGATATAAGCGGAGTCAGTGAGTTAAAGCAGCAAATAAGCAGCTATTTACACAAAGCACGCAACCTTAAAGTAACTGATTTACTAATATGTAATGGCTCTCAGGAAGCATTATTTTTAATTTCAAAGGTTTTTATAAATAAAGGTGATTTTGTCGCTGTTGAGACGTTAGGTTATCCGCCTGCTCGTAAAGCTTTTGTGGCATGCGGTGCACAATTAGTAGATATAAAACAAGATGAGTATGGTCTTTGTGTTGACGATTTAAAGGCGCAACTTAGTCGCTACTCAATTAAAATGCTATACTTAACTCCACTGCATCAATACCCGACAACCGTAACTTTATCGCCTACACGGCGTATGCAAATTTATCAGCTGTGTTATAAGTATGGCGTGATGATCATTGAAGATGATTACGATCACGAGTTTCACTATAAGTGCCAGCCACTTCAGCCTATGGCAGCAGATGACCCAGCCGGTATTGTAATTTACCTTTCTACTTTCTCTAAAATTATGTTTTCGGCAGCCCGCATAGGCTACATATGTGCACCGGAAGAGGTTATTGCACAGCTAAGTGCCTGGAAACAGTTAATGAATCATAAAAACGATGTGGTTATGCAATTAGCTGTAGCGCACTTTATGAAGGAAGGGAGTTTTGAGGCGCACTTAAAACGAATGACCAAGCTCTACAAGCAAAGATTTGAGGCAATGGACAACGAGTTAAACCTTATGCAATCAAAGGGCTTACCAATAGAATATGTAAAGCCTGATGGTGGTATGGCTATGTGGGTTAATTTAAATATAAATACAGCAGGCCTAAAACCAATATTGCAAAATAAAAGTATTTATCTACAAGTAGAGCATGAATTTTATTTTTCAGGTTCAGTACGAAGTTTAAAACCTAAACGTTTTAGTTATTCACGGTTAGGTTTTGCAGGGCAATCAATAGAGACAATGCAAACAGGGCTCTCATTAATAGCCAAAAACGTTTATTAG
- the cyoC gene encoding cytochrome o ubiquinol oxidase subunit III, which yields MSTLSANLESANLDSVSHDDHAHAHDHHDTSGDTIFGFWLYLMTDCLLFASFFATYAVLFMNTAGGVSGKDIFELDFVAVETAALLISSITFGFAMIAAQGQKKALTLTWLFITFCLGAAFIGMEIYEFHHLIVHGNGPQQSAFLTSFFSLVGLHGLHVTAGLIWMTIMMIEVAKRGLGKPTVTRLSCLSLFWHFLDIVWICVFTVVYLMGAM from the coding sequence GTGAGTACACTTTCTGCAAATCTAGAATCTGCAAATTTAGACTCTGTATCGCACGATGATCATGCCCACGCGCATGATCATCACGACACCTCGGGCGATACGATATTTGGCTTTTGGTTATACCTAATGACCGATTGCCTATTATTTGCCTCGTTTTTTGCCACCTACGCAGTGCTGTTTATGAACACTGCCGGTGGTGTATCAGGTAAAGATATTTTCGAACTCGACTTTGTTGCAGTAGAAACCGCTGCGCTACTTATTAGTAGTATTACCTTTGGCTTTGCCATGATTGCTGCTCAAGGGCAAAAAAAGGCACTAACACTTACTTGGTTATTTATTACCTTTTGTTTAGGTGCTGCGTTTATTGGTATGGAAATATACGAATTTCATCACCTAATTGTGCATGGTAATGGCCCACAACAAAGTGCCTTTTTAACGTCGTTCTTCTCGTTAGTTGGCCTACATGGTTTACATGTAACGGCGGGTTTAATTTGGATGACAATTATGATGATAGAAGTGGCTAAACGTGGTTTAGGTAAACCAACCGTAACGCGCTTAAGCTGTCTAAGCCTATTTTGGCACTTCTTAGACATTGTTTGGATTTGTGTATTTACCGTTGTTTATTTAATGGGAGCAATGTAA
- the cyoE gene encoding heme o synthase — protein sequence MFRRYLSVTKPGIIMGNLISVAGGFLLASRGDVDPWLMIATLIGLSLVVASGCAINNVIDRDIDVAMARTRTRVTVTGEMSAFAALSHGVLLGVVGFGLLIAYTTQAAVFFAAFGYVIYVGVYSLYMKRNSVYGTFVGSLSGAVPPVVGYCAVTGQFDMGALILLVMFSLWQMPHSYAIAIFRFKDYQAAGIPVLPVAQGIDKAKRHIVLYIAVYALVVMLLPISGYTGAAFMAVACITSFWWLLMALRGYRRNIDLTGWARQVFAFSIVNITALSIAMAVDYHSAAPQLFALI from the coding sequence ATGTTTCGTCGTTATTTATCAGTGACTAAGCCAGGCATTATTATGGGTAATCTTATTAGCGTTGCAGGTGGATTTTTACTTGCCTCACGAGGAGATGTAGATCCTTGGTTAATGATTGCTACTTTAATTGGCTTGTCGCTTGTGGTTGCATCGGGCTGTGCTATCAACAATGTTATTGATAGAGATATAGATGTAGCCATGGCACGTACTCGTACGCGGGTTACAGTAACGGGCGAAATGTCGGCCTTTGCTGCACTGAGTCACGGTGTTTTATTGGGTGTTGTTGGCTTTGGTTTACTCATTGCTTACACCACTCAAGCCGCGGTATTTTTTGCAGCGTTTGGCTATGTAATTTATGTAGGGGTATATAGCCTCTACATGAAACGCAACTCTGTTTATGGCACATTTGTCGGAAGCCTTTCTGGCGCTGTACCGCCAGTAGTAGGTTACTGCGCCGTAACAGGGCAGTTCGATATGGGCGCATTAATACTGCTGGTTATGTTTAGCTTGTGGCAAATGCCGCACTCATATGCCATTGCTATTTTTCGCTTTAAAGATTACCAAGCAGCAGGTATTCCTGTACTACCCGTTGCACAAGGCATAGATAAAGCCAAGCGCCATATTGTCCTTTATATTGCTGTGTACGCTTTAGTCGTCATGCTATTACCAATAAGTGGCTACACGGGTGCCGCCTTTATGGCTGTGGCGTGTATTACCAGCTTTTGGTGGCTGTTAATGGCGCTTCGTGGTTATCGTCGTAATATTGATTTAACAGGCTGGGCTCGCCAAGTGTTTGCCTTTTCAATTGTTAATATTACAGCTTTAAGTATTGCCATGGCAGTTGACTACCACAGTGCAGCACCACAACTATTTGCACTTATATAG
- a CDS encoding FMN-binding negative transcriptional regulator, producing the protein MYPPMHFQEHNIERLQALVEQFPLASILTPCLQSDLNNICQVPVLYEPSRNVFIAHVAKNNPLTQCDKRSVKLHFTGDSCYLSPSYSKNKTLPSWLYSSVQVTAKVVIIKSGIEKEKIMSQLTTHFEQTFKPMWNINGVPIHSRQVMYQQLSFIEFTPTHWSGNFKLSQNKSPDVRALIKQSLELANKRSIAQLF; encoded by the coding sequence ATGTACCCACCGATGCATTTTCAAGAGCATAATATTGAACGTTTGCAGGCTTTAGTTGAGCAATTTCCTCTAGCGAGTATTTTAACGCCATGCTTGCAAAGTGACTTAAATAATATATGCCAAGTACCTGTATTATATGAGCCCTCACGTAATGTATTTATTGCACACGTAGCAAAAAATAATCCGTTAACGCAATGTGATAAACGCTCTGTAAAATTACACTTTACTGGTGACAGCTGTTATCTATCTCCGTCGTATAGTAAGAATAAAACACTCCCGAGCTGGCTTTACTCATCTGTACAAGTTACTGCAAAGGTAGTGATTATTAAAAGCGGCATCGAGAAAGAAAAAATAATGAGTCAATTAACAACCCATTTTGAGCAAACCTTTAAGCCAATGTGGAATATTAATGGCGTGCCCATACACAGTCGCCAAGTAATGTATCAACAATTAAGCTTTATAGAGTTTACTCCCACTCATTGGAGTGGAAACTTTAAGCTAAGCCAAAATAAATCACCTGATGTAAGAGCGCTTATAAAACAAAGCCTAGAACTAGCCAATAAGCGCTCTATTGCACAGTTATTTTAG
- a CDS encoding TonB-dependent receptor plug domain-containing protein, producing MKQFKLNAVVAALALSQFSVSVNAQEQTSPREPEVKVSEELVVYGEIGYRNRSQELAPTLEYSQEYFQRFEPLTAGDALKRVPSVTFLSDVLESDGARMRGLSPAYTKVLINGEEVPGAGADRSFFVDRIPAELIERVEIIRSSSANRSADAIAGTLNIVLRDGYSLDGGYIRAGGLRYDDGELKESFAGVYGTEFAGGRLLLGANFQGRYNPKQKSSIRYGDSPENNPNYATDDFDNREDQSDTRDGDDTSLNASFEKVFDNGGKFDISAMWVDTDRTEDERSFEYDDPTATSGSIVEGGNLLSDNANVSIIDQTNYNINSGYELSLLGGSSKFKVGYASFKESVYEQEVELDTSELPMVFEEAEETVDIDDKEWSLQWQHSLLLGDSKEVQFGAFVQGKERDTAILEAEDESEQTLTGWDQFNQTPMSLAVFNNEFEAVDGGVNTLEEDRLDLFALIKHEADVFSWEMGIRWESTDSSITDTNEGISAQNDYDFFLPSAHFRYSVSDNGRVSASVARSLRRPDFDYITPALLEEELADNDFLGNPNLKPESSWGIDLGYEYRLGKSGVVGVNVFYRDVSDLIEIASTGVEGSEGEGTFVLQPQNTGDGTVQGIEFDLSTPLSALNMPNTGIFLNYSWLDSEVEDSFGKRKFNDQSDYVYNIGFIQDLPILRASFGATYRNQGDAYGRFVGEEVTTSYGADLELFVEKRWDDVTLRLVGSNLLDASKDEVFNKFDSLDDQKNRDFDEYELESEEAGPVIQVMLRYAF from the coding sequence ATGAAACAATTTAAATTAAATGCTGTTGTAGCGGCATTAGCACTGAGCCAATTTAGCGTTAGCGTGAATGCACAAGAACAAACATCACCAAGAGAGCCTGAAGTAAAAGTCTCTGAAGAGCTTGTTGTATATGGTGAGATTGGTTATCGCAATCGCTCACAAGAACTAGCCCCAACGCTTGAATACTCTCAAGAATACTTTCAACGCTTTGAACCACTCACCGCAGGTGATGCACTGAAGCGTGTCCCTAGTGTTACATTTTTATCAGACGTACTTGAATCTGACGGCGCACGTATGCGCGGTTTGAGCCCTGCTTACACAAAAGTACTGATCAATGGCGAAGAAGTTCCAGGCGCTGGCGCTGATCGCTCATTTTTTGTTGACCGTATTCCAGCAGAATTAATCGAGCGTGTAGAAATAATTCGTTCATCAAGTGCCAACCGCTCCGCCGATGCAATTGCGGGCACCCTTAACATTGTACTTCGCGATGGCTACAGCTTAGACGGCGGTTACATTCGTGCAGGAGGCTTACGCTATGATGATGGTGAACTAAAAGAAAGCTTTGCGGGCGTTTACGGTACTGAGTTTGCAGGTGGACGTTTACTATTAGGCGCTAATTTTCAAGGTCGTTATAACCCAAAACAAAAATCAAGCATACGTTATGGTGATAGCCCTGAAAATAATCCTAATTACGCAACTGATGATTTTGATAACCGAGAAGATCAATCTGATACCCGTGATGGCGATGACACATCATTAAATGCCAGCTTTGAAAAGGTATTTGATAACGGTGGTAAGTTTGATATTAGCGCCATGTGGGTTGATACAGACCGTACCGAAGACGAACGTTCTTTTGAATACGACGACCCTACTGCAACCTCAGGCTCTATTGTTGAAGGCGGTAATTTACTCTCGGATAACGCAAACGTTTCGATCATTGATCAAACCAACTACAACATAAATTCTGGCTATGAATTATCACTACTCGGCGGTAGCAGCAAATTTAAAGTAGGCTATGCCAGCTTTAAAGAATCAGTTTACGAGCAAGAAGTTGAGCTCGATACATCTGAGCTCCCAATGGTTTTTGAGGAAGCAGAAGAAACTGTTGATATTGACGATAAAGAATGGTCATTACAATGGCAACATAGCTTACTGCTAGGTGACTCAAAAGAAGTTCAGTTTGGTGCTTTTGTTCAAGGAAAAGAGCGCGACACAGCAATTTTAGAAGCTGAAGATGAAAGTGAGCAAACACTTACTGGCTGGGATCAATTTAACCAGACACCTATGTCACTCGCTGTATTCAATAACGAATTTGAAGCTGTTGACGGTGGCGTAAATACCCTCGAAGAAGACCGCCTTGATTTATTTGCACTCATTAAACATGAAGCTGATGTGTTCTCATGGGAGATGGGCATACGTTGGGAGTCAACAGATTCTAGTATTACCGATACCAATGAAGGCATTAGTGCACAGAACGACTATGACTTTTTCTTACCATCAGCTCACTTTCGTTACAGTGTAAGTGATAATGGTCGGGTGAGTGCCTCTGTTGCACGTAGCTTACGTCGCCCTGACTTTGACTACATTACACCTGCTCTGCTTGAAGAAGAGCTTGCCGATAATGACTTTTTAGGTAACCCAAACCTCAAACCAGAATCATCTTGGGGTATCGATTTAGGCTACGAATACCGTTTAGGGAAAAGTGGTGTTGTCGGGGTAAACGTATTTTATCGTGATGTTAGCGACCTAATCGAAATTGCCAGCACAGGCGTTGAAGGCTCAGAAGGTGAAGGCACATTTGTACTGCAGCCTCAAAATACCGGCGATGGCACAGTTCAAGGTATTGAATTTGATTTATCAACCCCGCTTAGCGCCTTGAACATGCCTAATACAGGTATCTTCTTGAATTACTCTTGGCTCGACAGTGAAGTTGAAGACAGTTTTGGGAAACGTAAATTTAACGACCAATCTGATTATGTTTATAACATTGGCTTTATCCAAGATTTACCAATACTGCGTGCATCATTTGGTGCAACTTACCGTAACCAAGGTGATGCATACGGACGCTTTGTAGGTGAAGAAGTTACAACCTCTTATGGTGCTGATTTAGAGCTTTTCGTTGAAAAGCGCTGGGATGACGTAACCCTTCGCCTAGTTGGTTCAAACTTACTTGATGCCAGTAAAGATGAGGTATTTAACAAGTTTGATTCACTTGATGACCAAAAAAATCGTGACTTTGATGAGTACGAACTGGAATCTGAAGAAGCCGGTCCTGTTATTCAAGTCATGTTGCGTTACGCATTTTAA
- the cyoD gene encoding cytochrome o ubiquinol oxidase subunit IV — MSHSETHALKQMQSDHHDESHGSVKTYLIGFVLSIILTAIPFYMVMEGDFSKVTTLWSIVTLAIVQIWVHLKYFLHLNFTTEDGRASTFSFLFSALIIVMVVGLSVWIIYESNAMMMY, encoded by the coding sequence ATGAGCCACAGCGAAACACATGCGTTAAAGCAAATGCAAAGTGATCACCATGATGAATCTCATGGCAGCGTTAAAACTTACTTAATAGGCTTTGTGCTATCAATAATTTTAACCGCCATACCGTTTTACATGGTAATGGAAGGCGACTTTTCTAAAGTAACTACGCTTTGGAGCATTGTTACTTTAGCTATTGTACAAATTTGGGTGCATTTGAAATACTTTTTACATCTTAATTTTACGACAGAAGATGGCCGTGCAAGTACGTTCTCATTCCTATTCAGTGCCCTGATCATCGTAATGGTTGTTGGGCTATCTGTTTGGATTATTTACGAATCTAACGCAATGATGATGTACTAG
- a CDS encoding GNAT family N-acetyltransferase: protein MFTLQTHYTNKVILEPLNHKHLNGLYKAGQHPNIWQWILSNYTKSPAILNEWFLTQAQFNKNEQVVFAIIDKNTKQIVGTTRLFKLDTHNLSAEIGHTFISNDWQRTYINSHAKYLLLNYAFEKLRLVRISFNTHENNKRSRNAITRLGARFEGVAHKDRLLSDGNFRSTAKFSIVDDQWPDIKLQLEGRL from the coding sequence ATGTTTACTCTGCAAACACATTACACAAACAAGGTCATTTTAGAGCCATTAAACCATAAGCACCTAAATGGTTTATATAAAGCGGGTCAGCACCCTAATATATGGCAGTGGATATTAAGCAATTACACTAAAAGCCCTGCAATACTAAACGAATGGTTTTTAACTCAGGCGCAATTTAATAAAAACGAACAAGTTGTTTTTGCCATTATTGATAAAAACACAAAGCAAATAGTGGGCACAACACGGTTATTTAAGCTAGATACACATAATTTAAGCGCTGAAATTGGTCATACATTTATTAGTAATGACTGGCAGCGTACTTACATAAATTCACATGCTAAATACTTATTACTTAATTACGCATTTGAAAAGCTACGTTTAGTGCGTATTTCATTTAACACTCACGAAAATAATAAAAGATCACGTAATGCAATAACGCGTTTAGGCGCTCGTTTTGAAGGTGTGGCCCATAAAGATAGATTACTAAGTGATGGCAATTTTAGAAGCACAGCAAAATTTAGCATAGTCGATGATCAGTGGCCGGATATAAAATTACAACTAGAGGGGAGGCTTTAA
- a CDS encoding GGDEF domain-containing protein encodes MRYNLFTSHVKLTNTIILFLVIAVTICAYFGELKQWQEIAWLDIVGEGGIVLMTLSWITALLISRPPGKVTTLLVLGLGLFMFSATLDLLDEWLKQPSQLWLSWFESLPAPFGMSLTSAGLYYWHQEQFVLNRQLRRREAHLREHEKVCPITGLYRINYFHSLIQQRQSEQQAAILGIIDIRDFAKFNEQFGFSEGDRLLREISDLLVMNCRLNDVLCRYAGDCFIVLMPSTSRSQAKELLAQMKAALNHCAFKVAKSKGAQFQHILTATMAMDLEQDPVQQTSQLHQQLQQQKALVGAAVY; translated from the coding sequence ATGCGATATAACCTATTTACCAGCCATGTAAAATTAACCAATACGATTATTTTGTTCTTGGTCATTGCCGTTACAATATGCGCTTACTTTGGCGAACTTAAGCAATGGCAAGAAATTGCGTGGCTCGATATTGTTGGTGAAGGCGGTATTGTACTGATGACCCTAAGCTGGATAACCGCTTTACTTATCTCACGCCCGCCAGGCAAAGTGACCACCTTACTAGTGCTAGGTTTAGGTTTGTTTATGTTCTCAGCCACGCTCGATTTACTCGATGAATGGTTAAAACAACCTTCACAATTATGGCTCTCCTGGTTTGAATCACTGCCAGCGCCGTTTGGTATGTCGCTTACAAGCGCTGGGCTTTATTATTGGCATCAAGAACAGTTTGTTTTAAATCGTCAATTGCGTCGTCGTGAAGCACATTTAAGAGAGCATGAAAAAGTCTGCCCTATAACAGGGTTATACCGGATTAATTACTTCCACTCGCTAATACAGCAACGCCAAAGTGAACAACAAGCAGCCATCTTAGGCATTATTGACATTCGAGACTTTGCAAAGTTTAACGAGCAGTTTGGCTTTAGTGAAGGCGATAGGTTACTAAGAGAAATTAGTGACTTATTAGTAATGAACTGCCGTTTGAATGATGTGTTATGCCGCTATGCAGGTGACTGCTTTATTGTGCTTATGCCGAGTACCAGCCGAAGCCAAGCAAAAGAATTATTAGCGCAAATGAAAGCGGCGCTTAATCATTGTGCGTTTAAAGTCGCAAAAAGCAAAGGTGCACAATTTCAGCATATTCTAACCGCCACAATGGCTATGGATTTAGAGCAAGATCCAGTGCAGCAAACCAGCCAATTACATCAACAACTACAACAACAAAAGGCGCTTGTAGGTGCAGCAGTATATTAG